One Luteolibacter flavescens DNA window includes the following coding sequences:
- a CDS encoding type II toxin-antitoxin system PrlF family antitoxin, giving the protein MTFSILRSRNQTTIPQAVIEALGLRPDVRLVYEIEPDGRVLLSAKTGTFASVAADLGRKMGSPSSSRTRRMR; this is encoded by the coding sequence GTGACGTTTTCCATTCTCCGCAGCAGGAATCAGACGACCATCCCGCAAGCGGTGATCGAGGCTCTGGGGCTGCGTCCCGATGTCCGGCTTGTTTACGAGATCGAGCCGGATGGCCGGGTGCTGCTTTCAGCCAAGACCGGCACGTTTGCGAGCGTGGCTGCGGACTTGGGTCGGAAGATGGGAAGTCCGTCGAGTTCGCGGACAAGACGAATGAGGTGA